Genomic DNA from Nitrosospira lacus:
GGCACGCTCGATTACTTCACGCTGGCGATTGTCGGCAAGGAAAAATCCCGCCGTAGCGATTTTACGGCATCCGCGGACGACAACGTACTGGTGCAGGGCGTGGCGAACAACAGGAACGCGCTGGGGTTCTTCGGCTTTGGATACTATATGGAAAACCAGGACAGGGTCACCGCTGTCGCGGTGGATGATGGGAGAAACGGTGGCGTCATTCCCTCCGTTGAAACGGTGGAAGACGGCACCTATCAGCCTTTGTCCCGTCCCATTTTTATCTATGTGAACATGAAGGCCGCGGAGAAGCCCGAACTTCAGGAATTTGTCGCGTTCTATATGAAAAACGCATCCGCTCTGGTAAAAGGATCCCAATATTTCCCGCTGCCCCCCAGAGCTTACGCCGCCAACATGGAATTCTTCAAGACGAAGCGATTGGGGACGGTATTTGATGGCTTTTTGCCAGTGGGCCTTACTATCGACGACTTGCTCCAGCGAGAAGCCCGTTTTTATGAAAATTGATCACGGCATCGTCTTCAGTGCCAATCAGTGCCCGGAAGCCGATTCCAGCCAAGCTGACTTGTATGGATTGTGTAAAAGTGCGAGGGGCATGGCCTGAAATCATTGTTTTCCCTTGCACTTGCCAGCGCGTGGAACCGGCGTGCCACGCTGGGGTTGATGGCAATCAGCATCGCGCTTTCGGTCATGCTGTTGTTGGGCGTCGAGCAATTGCGCACCCAGGCGCGCGACAGCTTTTCGCAGTCCATATCCGGCACCGATCTGGTGGCGGGTGCGCGCACCAGCCCCATTCAGCTCATGCTTTATGCCGTGTTCCGCTTGGGGGATGCCACCCATAATATCCGCTGGGCAAGCTTTGAGGCAATGGCGGCGCACCCGTCGGTGGCATGGGCAGTGCCGATTTCGCTGGGCGATTCACATCGGGGTTTTGCGGTAATAGGGACCACTTCCGCCTATTTCGAACATTTTCGTTATGGCGATCGCCGACTGTTGGCATTTGCGGCGGGTAAACCTTTTACGGATATTTTTGACGCGGTAATCGGGGCGGATGTTGCCGCGAAGCTTGGTTACCAGGTGGGCGACAGGATTGTGCTCAATCATGGTGCCAAAGGCATCGGATTGACTGAGCATGCCGATAAGCCTTTCACCGTAAGTGGCATTCTCAAGCGGACCGGCCTGCCGGTGGATCGCAGCGTTCATGTTGGTCTTGAGGCTATCGAAGCCATTCATCTCGACTGGCAGGGAGGCGCTCCGATGCCCGGAGTATCCATTCCGGCGGAATATGTGCGTAAATTCGATCTGGCTCCAAAGGAAATTACGGCGGCACTCATTGGGCTGAAAAGCCGTGCGGGTGTTTTCCAGATGCAGCGGTTCATTAATCAGTACAAGGGGGAACCTTTGCTGGCTGTGCTCCCCGGCGTGGCGCTGGATGAGCTGTGGTCCATAGTCAGCATTGTTGAGCAGTCGCTGCTGGCCATTTCCGTACTGGTGGTCGCGGTAGGCCTGAGCGGTTTGGTGGCAGTTGTGCTGGCCGGCTTGGGCGAACGCAGGCGCGAACTGGCGATTCTGCGCTCGGTCGGCGCCGGTCCGCGTGTGGTTTTCCTGCTGCTGGCTATCGAGGGGCTGATGGTGGTCATGGCCGGTGCGTTGCTGGGCGTGCTGGGATTGACAGTGCTCAGCCTGTTTGCAGCCCCCGTTCTGGAGGCGCATCTGGGTATTTCGCTGGCGGCGGGTATGCTATCGGCCGCGTCGTGGCAGCTACTGTTACTCGTCATGATAACGGGATTTCTGGTCAGCCTCATACCCGGTTATCGCGCCTACCGGTTATCCTTGACTGATGGTTTAACGCCAAGATTGTGAAAAAGGATATCAATATGACTACTGCTTACCCGCACCTGACCCCTTCCCGCTATTTCATTCTATTCTTGATCGGCTGGCTGGTTTTTGCGACGCAAACAGCGGTCGCAGCCGATCAGGATTATAAGGTTGGAGATAAATTATCAGCGCCGGGCGCAGCCAAAAATAAGCCCGCCGTGCCTTCGGCACCCACTACCGCCGGTTACAAGGAAAAAACCTGGGATGATCTGATGCCCAAGAACTGGGACCCGATGGCACCACTGAAAGGGCTGAAGCTGGACCACCTTAAAGACGGCGACCCGCGCGCCATCGAAGCGCTGGAAAAAATACGCGTAGCCTGGAATGACGCCCCGATCGAGCCCGCGCTGGATGGCCAGCGTATCCGTATTCCCGGCTTCGTAATACCTCTGGAGCGAGCAGGCAATAAAGTCAGCGAATTCCTCCTCGTCCCCTATTTCGGGGCATGCATCCATACGCCTCCGCCACCCTCCAACCAGATCATTCATGTGCGGACATCGAAACCCCTGGCCAATATGCGCACCATGGATACGATGTGGGTGAGCGGGGTGATGCATGCCGGCAAGGTCGACACGGAAATGGGCCAGGCGGGTTATCAGTTAAAAGCTGAATGGGTCACACCTTATCCGTAATAAACCTCTGAATGGGATTTTTTGGAACAGACGTTGTTCTCCATGCAAAAAGTGACAGCAGGAGATTGAGTGCTGACGTAGCGTCAGGCACATACGCTACCGTATCATCGAGCGTTACCGTTCGCCTGCCGACGATCAGAGAACTCGGATGAATACTGAAGCGGTCCTTGGCGGTGTGCCTGCGCCCATTTGATGGTATATCTTGCCGATCAATATCATGGCGCGGTCGATAGCAGTCTTGCTGGAGCCCGTCTTCATTGCCAGCGCATCGATGAGTTCTTTTGTGTCATGCCTTGAAAATTCCCCTGGTTTAAATTAATCCCCATTGGTTGAACGATAAGGCTAGCTCGATCAATTCCCTTCCTATTCTACATAAAAAGGCATTCCGGTTTCCCTGCCGTGGGAATACGCTAACAGCTTGCTGACCTTGGATTTCAACCCGCTATTATGTGAATGTTTTGGCCTGGCTTATCCCCGTTCCGCCCTGCTGCTCACATCGCGCGTTCGACTATGCGGGTTAATGGAACATCATACTTTACCTGTAATATTCTACAGCTATTCAGAGACGCCTCTGCATGATGTAATTGGATTGCCCTAACAGTTGGGTTGAGTCTGATCGACATAATTTTTATTCCCTGGCGCGAACATCGCCACGGCAAACAGAACGAGCCAGCCTTCGCCTTCGCCCCAAGGAGCGGAAATCAAACCTGCGGAAATTAAATGACTACAGAAGATGATCCATCGCTGACATCGGCTGACGAGCCTCCCTTATCCAAAGGGGCGCTAGAAAAAAATCAGCAAATCCAGGGCAAGATGGAAAGTTGCGCCGCGGAGCTTTCTGACGTCAACGAAACAGCAAAAAAAGAGATGGCGGCCGGTACTGCATTGCAGCAAGTGGAAAGCACGCTGGCACGAAGCAAAAGCGTGGAAAATAAAGTGCAGGAGTGCGCTGACGACCTTCATGAACTCAATGTTGTTCTGGCCAGGGAAGTTGATACTCACGAGGAGCTTAATCGTGAATTAATGGAAACCGGGCGGAAACTATCCACTACACAAAATATCTTATCCAAAACGCAGGACGATTTGGCTATTGCGCACGAGGTAGGGGTGGAAGCGAATGCGTTGCTGATGCGTTCCGAAGAAATACACACGGAACTCCGCCGAGA
This window encodes:
- a CDS encoding ABC transporter permease; the encoded protein is MFSLALASAWNRRATLGLMAISIALSVMLLLGVEQLRTQARDSFSQSISGTDLVAGARTSPIQLMLYAVFRLGDATHNIRWASFEAMAAHPSVAWAVPISLGDSHRGFAVIGTTSAYFEHFRYGDRRLLAFAAGKPFTDIFDAVIGADVAAKLGYQVGDRIVLNHGAKGIGLTEHADKPFTVSGILKRTGLPVDRSVHVGLEAIEAIHLDWQGGAPMPGVSIPAEYVRKFDLAPKEITAALIGLKSRAGVFQMQRFINQYKGEPLLAVLPGVALDELWSIVSIVEQSLLAISVLVVAVGLSGLVAVVLAGLGERRRELAILRSVGAGPRVVFLLLAIEGLMVVMAGALLGVLGLTVLSLFAAPVLEAHLGISLAAGMLSAASWQLLLLVMITGFLVSLIPGYRAYRLSLTDGLTPRL
- a CDS encoding DUF3299 domain-containing protein; translation: MTTAYPHLTPSRYFILFLIGWLVFATQTAVAADQDYKVGDKLSAPGAAKNKPAVPSAPTTAGYKEKTWDDLMPKNWDPMAPLKGLKLDHLKDGDPRAIEALEKIRVAWNDAPIEPALDGQRIRIPGFVIPLERAGNKVSEFLLVPYFGACIHTPPPPSNQIIHVRTSKPLANMRTMDTMWVSGVMHAGKVDTEMGQAGYQLKAEWVTPYP
- a CDS encoding PstS family phosphate ABC transporter substrate-binding protein, coding for MSLSHTRKVLAITAVLGVLISAEGTAGVDAIIKIDGSSTMYPITEAVAKKFEAAQKGAIKVTVAISGTGGGFMKFCGGEIDIVNASRPIQRKEMKACSKAGVKYVELPVAFDALTVVVNPGNTWSRTMTVAELKKMWEPAAQGKITKWNQVNPAWPDEKFKLYGAGRDSGTLDYFTLAIVGKEKSRRSDFTASADDNVLVQGVANNRNALGFFGFGYYMENQDRVTAVAVDDGRNGGVIPSVETVEDGTYQPLSRPIFIYVNMKAAEKPELQEFVAFYMKNASALVKGSQYFPLPPRAYAANMEFFKTKRLGTVFDGFLPVGLTIDDLLQREARFYEN